From Novipirellula galeiformis, a single genomic window includes:
- a CDS encoding shikimate kinase has translation MLNHLYLTGYRGTGKTSVGTLVAAAMGREMIDLDARVQAHAGRSIREIFQDSGETGFRDLESEMLRVVAAESPAVVSLGGGAILRAENRAILRASGNCIWLVATAETLANRIAADVATTANRPALTSLGVLDEIRQMLETRQPLYADAADLSIDTSAKSIKQVSDEIVRVCRDRSWC, from the coding sequence TTGTTGAATCATCTCTATCTCACTGGATATCGTGGAACGGGAAAAACTTCCGTTGGAACCTTGGTGGCTGCTGCGATGGGGCGAGAGATGATTGATCTCGACGCGCGTGTGCAAGCCCACGCCGGACGTTCGATTCGCGAAATTTTTCAGGATTCCGGTGAAACCGGGTTTCGAGACCTCGAGTCAGAGATGCTTCGCGTCGTTGCCGCCGAGTCGCCTGCGGTGGTTTCGCTCGGCGGAGGCGCAATACTGAGAGCGGAGAACCGAGCGATTCTGCGCGCGAGCGGGAATTGTATTTGGTTGGTCGCGACGGCGGAGACCTTGGCAAACCGGATCGCCGCGGATGTGGCAACGACGGCAAACCGTCCGGCGTTGACATCGCTGGGAGTCTTGGACGAAATCCGTCAAATGCTTGAGACTCGCCAGCCGCTGTACGCCGACGCGGCGGATCTGAGCATTGACACCTCCGCCAAGTCGATTAAACAAGTCAGCGACGAGATTGTGCGAGTCTGTCGCGACCGTAGCTGGTGCTGA
- a CDS encoding MFS transporter, with product MVEADARGNPSYNERWILFVLATVQFITIVDFMIVMPLGPQLMRVLHIDPAAFGLIVSSYTLAAGAAGLVASATVDRFSRKSAFLVLYAGFILGTLLCGFAPNYGTLVFARVLTGAFGGILGGLSMAIIGDVFPDHRRGRATGALMTGFAIASVVGVPFGLVIGNHFGWNMTFIALGLLGTPIFFMAAYALPTLDAHFGEAHVSPLESLRRTFTVGNHLNAFALIIALTCSGFLIFPYVSAYYVGNIGMSESQLPWVYIVGGGLTFVASPLVGRWADRAGKLFVFRVIAPLSAGLMFAITHLGSGEIILAVAVFGALMVCNVGRMIPAMAMITASVAPRNRGAFLSANSSVQHLFGGIGAYVGGLMVSQAGEGAPLEGFGTVGWLAAGIGLISVWLAGRLRSGEQGDAISATELSLPAAAEAAFDASEPLIALVDGASDLNTARLRPSDPELRRNRDTQYLQ from the coding sequence ATGGTTGAGGCTGATGCGCGTGGCAACCCTAGCTACAACGAACGGTGGATTCTGTTCGTATTGGCGACGGTTCAGTTCATCACCATCGTCGATTTTATGATTGTGATGCCGCTTGGTCCTCAGTTAATGCGAGTGTTGCATATCGATCCCGCGGCCTTTGGGCTGATCGTTTCCTCCTACACACTTGCGGCCGGAGCGGCTGGGCTTGTTGCCTCGGCGACGGTGGATCGTTTCAGCCGAAAATCTGCATTTCTCGTGCTGTATGCTGGATTCATTCTAGGCACCCTGTTGTGTGGATTCGCACCCAACTATGGAACTCTGGTTTTTGCTCGGGTGCTCACGGGGGCCTTTGGCGGCATTCTGGGAGGCCTTTCGATGGCGATCATCGGAGACGTTTTTCCCGATCATCGTCGCGGGCGTGCTACCGGCGCCCTGATGACGGGCTTTGCGATCGCTTCGGTCGTCGGCGTCCCATTTGGGTTGGTGATAGGCAACCACTTTGGTTGGAACATGACGTTCATTGCGTTGGGGTTACTCGGGACGCCGATTTTCTTCATGGCGGCGTATGCGCTGCCCACCTTGGATGCTCACTTTGGCGAGGCTCACGTTTCCCCGTTGGAATCGCTTCGCAGGACGTTCACGGTAGGCAATCATCTAAACGCGTTTGCGCTGATCATTGCCTTGACCTGTAGCGGTTTCCTGATATTCCCTTACGTCAGTGCTTATTATGTCGGAAATATCGGAATGTCCGAATCGCAATTGCCTTGGGTGTACATTGTTGGAGGGGGGCTGACGTTTGTCGCCTCTCCCCTGGTTGGCCGCTGGGCCGATAGAGCAGGCAAGCTATTCGTGTTTCGCGTGATCGCTCCTCTCTCGGCCGGACTAATGTTTGCGATCACCCATCTCGGTTCAGGTGAAATCATTCTTGCCGTCGCAGTCTTCGGAGCGTTGATGGTTTGCAATGTCGGTCGAATGATTCCCGCAATGGCGATGATCACCGCCAGCGTTGCGCCGCGAAATCGTGGAGCGTTTCTTAGTGCGAACTCATCCGTCCAGCATCTCTTTGGCGGAATCGGTGCGTATGTTGGAGGATTGATGGTGTCTCAAGCCGGCGAAGGGGCGCCGTTGGAAGGTTTTGGAACCGTGGGTTGGCTTGCCGCCGGCATCGGGTTGATCAGTGTGTGGCTGGCGGGACGGTTGCGCAGCGGCGAGCAAGGGGATGCGATTTCGGCGACCGAGCTCTCGCTACCGGCGGCGGCAGAAGCTGCCTTTGACGCTAGCGAGCCGTTGATCGCATTGGTCGACGGTGCCTCCGACTTGAACACAGCCCGGCTGAGGCCCAGCGATCCTGAACTTCGCCGCAACCGCGACACTCAGTACCTGCAGTAA
- a CDS encoding TadE/TadG family type IV pilus assembly protein yields the protein MTRSRKPRRAAVTVEFAIAFPILLLFTFAGIEFSRVNMIRNTAINAAYEGARKGIVPGATSSECAQAATQLLNFVDISGGSAVVTPSTIQANTKAVTVTVTVPITSENSFIAPQYFLGRNIVTSVTLPREATF from the coding sequence ATGACCCGATCGAGAAAACCACGTCGCGCAGCCGTAACGGTAGAGTTCGCCATCGCGTTCCCCATTCTGCTACTGTTCACCTTCGCTGGAATCGAGTTCTCTCGGGTGAACATGATTCGTAATACCGCGATCAACGCGGCATACGAAGGGGCTCGAAAGGGAATTGTGCCAGGGGCCACGTCATCCGAATGTGCACAGGCCGCAACTCAACTTTTGAACTTCGTTGACATCAGCGGTGGGTCCGCGGTTGTTACTCCTAGCACCATTCAAGCCAACACCAAAGCGGTCACGGTCACCGTAACAGTACCGATCACGTCGGAGAACTCGTTCATCGCGCCCCAGTACTTCCTGGGAAGGAACATCGTCACCAGCGTCACGCTGCCGCGTGAAGCGACCTTCTAG
- a CDS encoding TadE/TadG family type IV pilus assembly protein has translation MVELAVCMPVLFLVVFASIEACNMIAMKQVICESAYEGALVALKPDATESDVVDRVNATLASRGVTPSEVSVAGAGGAAYSTLARGDTVTVTIQAATNGNIAGPQLFGFTHSLSSQLTAIKQ, from the coding sequence ATGGTGGAATTGGCGGTTTGTATGCCAGTTCTGTTCCTCGTTGTATTTGCCTCGATTGAAGCCTGTAACATGATCGCGATGAAGCAAGTCATCTGCGAATCAGCCTACGAAGGGGCACTGGTCGCCCTGAAACCCGATGCAACGGAGTCGGATGTCGTCGACCGAGTCAATGCCACGCTCGCATCTCGTGGCGTCACGCCATCCGAAGTTTCCGTCGCAGGCGCTGGAGGTGCTGCCTACAGTACGCTGGCCCGCGGCGATACGGTCACCGTGACCATCCAAGCGGCTACCAACGGAAATATCGCCGGGCCTCAATTGTTCGGATTTACTCACTCCTTGTCGAGTCAATTGACGGCCATCAAGCAATAA
- a CDS encoding VWA domain-containing protein, which yields MKHSSIQSRTWANRCRRGATAVAFVIMLPVLMLLLGFSVDLAYMQLSRAELRAATDLAAKAASSELAETGDTAKAIAKGKQIASANKVAGNGLTLQDTDFVFGNTIRSTTGKWTFTAQGSPMNAVQVNGRRTSDAPDGEVDLFFSGLLNGEGFQTVADATAGFINADICLVLDRSSSMKLAASNTATGMGGGDPRSCDIPWADSRWIALDNAIKIFLAKMNDTLAEEQVAVVTYSSNYTACDVTNQNVTLDQPLTSDFSSITSAMEVLSTTVWGGNTETSEGMSLARTELNGAGARATAEKIMVVLTDGAYTNNVHPADVAALAAGDRIKVHTITFGSCPASVISDMQDAAIAGGGYHFHAPDAATLNDAFSKIAGSISILTQ from the coding sequence ATGAAACATTCAAGCATCCAATCCCGAACATGGGCAAATCGTTGTCGCCGAGGGGCAACCGCGGTGGCCTTTGTCATCATGCTTCCTGTGTTGATGTTGTTGCTCGGGTTCTCCGTTGACCTTGCCTACATGCAATTATCGCGTGCCGAACTGCGCGCGGCAACAGACTTGGCCGCCAAGGCCGCGTCCTCTGAACTGGCGGAAACCGGCGATACCGCAAAGGCGATCGCCAAAGGAAAGCAAATCGCCAGCGCTAACAAGGTCGCCGGGAACGGGCTGACACTTCAAGACACGGACTTTGTCTTTGGTAATACCATTCGATCCACCACTGGCAAATGGACGTTCACTGCGCAGGGTTCGCCTATGAACGCGGTTCAAGTCAACGGTCGCCGCACCTCGGATGCCCCCGATGGCGAAGTTGATCTCTTTTTCTCCGGTCTGCTTAATGGCGAGGGCTTTCAAACGGTCGCCGACGCAACCGCAGGTTTCATCAACGCCGATATTTGTTTGGTCCTGGATCGATCGAGTTCGATGAAACTGGCCGCTTCGAATACCGCTACGGGCATGGGCGGCGGCGATCCTCGCTCCTGCGATATTCCGTGGGCGGATAGTCGATGGATCGCACTGGATAACGCCATCAAAATATTCTTAGCGAAGATGAACGATACCCTTGCGGAAGAACAAGTCGCGGTCGTGACCTATTCCAGCAACTATACCGCCTGTGATGTGACAAACCAGAACGTCACACTCGATCAACCCCTGACTTCCGACTTTAGCAGCATCACATCTGCGATGGAAGTTTTGAGTACCACCGTGTGGGGCGGCAACACGGAAACAAGCGAAGGCATGTCGCTCGCTCGAACCGAACTTAATGGAGCCGGCGCTCGCGCTACCGCAGAAAAGATCATGGTCGTGCTGACCGATGGAGCCTATACCAACAACGTCCATCCGGCGGATGTGGCAGCATTGGCTGCGGGCGACCGCATCAAAGTACATACCATTACATTCGGTTCCTGTCCCGCTTCGGTGATCTCCGATATGCAAGATGCTGCCATCGCAGGCGGTGGGTACCATTTCCACGCGCCTGACGCCGCGACCCTCAATGATGCGTTTAGCAAAATCGCAGGTTCGATCTCGATCCTGACCCAATGA